One genomic segment of Pseudomonadota bacterium includes these proteins:
- a CDS encoding energy-coupling factor transporter transmembrane component T, with translation MNISIYRNKNTWLHHLDPRTKLIGVIFLFIIALTFNHPLYVVFVIAGVLAIALSGKAMSAIWALRYILLLLILFSVLLWPFFVPGTTTIFAWKLLRVSRESLLYGIAMGLRLVTFIIAGLILLVTTKNEDITSGLIKMKLPYAVAFALSTALRLVPTFTGAGATIVQAQVSRGLDLESKNIFRRFKKLIPLAIPMFITSIRYTNFLTIALESRGFSPESRRTFYHEPRMTYKDWVILLFLACMMAFSLYLRLVLDFGAIIKGRL, from the coding sequence ATGAATATATCCATCTATCGTAACAAAAATACCTGGCTTCATCATCTCGATCCACGAACAAAACTCATCGGGGTCATTTTTCTCTTTATCATTGCCCTCACCTTCAACCATCCCCTGTATGTGGTTTTCGTAATCGCAGGAGTTCTGGCGATTGCCTTAAGCGGCAAGGCCATGTCTGCAATATGGGCCTTGCGATACATCCTTCTTCTTCTCATACTCTTCAGTGTTTTGCTCTGGCCCTTTTTTGTACCGGGAACGACAACGATTTTTGCATGGAAGCTTCTCCGTGTAAGCCGGGAATCACTGCTTTACGGCATCGCCATGGGACTTCGACTTGTTACATTCATTATTGCAGGCCTCATCCTCCTTGTTACTACAAAAAATGAGGATATCACCAGCGGGCTTATCAAAATGAAGCTCCCTTATGCGGTGGCTTTTGCCCTTTCTACAGCACTGCGTCTTGTGCCCACCTTTACCGGAGCCGGCGCAACAATTGTTCAGGCACAGGTATCAAGAGGGCTCGACCTTGAATCAAAAAATATCTTCAGGCGCTTCAAAAAATTGATTCCCTTAGCAATTCCCATGTTTATCACCTCAATCCGCTACACCAATTTCCTTACCATAGCGCTTGAGTCCCGCGGATTCAGCCCGGAATCACGACGTACTTTCTATCACGAACCCCGGATGACATACAAAGACTGGGTAATCCTCCTCTTCCTTGCGTGCATGATGGCATTTTCTCTCTATCTAAGACTGGTACTTGATTTTGGGGCTATCATAAAAGGCCGTTTATAA
- a CDS encoding acetate--CoA ligase family protein, with protein MNKFFYPASIVIYGVSDSPGNLASGILDNLERFSYKGNIYLLGGRGGAIRGRAISRNLNEIEETPDLAVFLIPSAGIPERLDECGKRGIRHVVIESGGFSEFDKRKETLEKEILRIARKRDMKIMGPNCLGTVNIENGLTLPFVPFHPEFTRRGSLSLASQSGGILHDILMLLSCENIGINKLISMGNKLMLNESDFLEYLISDPHTESMAFYLEDIRDGRRFCNLAAMTSKPIVVLKANRKPGTAEIAGFHTSALAGDEFLTDAILKQAGVHIAENMQDMVETLKIFMIPPVEGPGLAVIARSGGHAVLSADAVYKHGFRLAELSEDLFRMVEQKKKVDVIRSTNPVDLGDIFDLDFHGNILEKVLQEEGVDAVLFVHSYDFRSDGDATATLLDRINKISRTHAKPVVFCTISEKEQWFFMKDKAEFPVFSEADQALKALAASLAHRQRIKAGSAMGLKTGQRLIADISRTSGRTALMGPEESFSLLQSYTLPVADFALVRNFLDGKEAAVRLGFPLALKTAAPEVLHKTESAGVILGLNSYYALKQAFKNLKSPQYLLQKMAPPGYELIIGSKVDPSFGRVLLLGMGGIFTEALKDVAVSLMPVNEEGAMEMIRELRGATLLKGYRGKPASDLTALAQSMVKISLMLMEHPEIINLDINPLILFEEGAGCVIVDAKIEIGE; from the coding sequence ATGAACAAGTTTTTTTATCCTGCCAGTATCGTAATATACGGGGTGTCGGATTCACCCGGCAACCTCGCATCCGGGATTCTGGATAACCTGGAGCGCTTTTCATATAAAGGAAATATATACCTTTTGGGAGGCAGAGGCGGCGCCATCAGGGGCAGAGCGATATCGAGGAACCTCAATGAGATTGAGGAAACCCCCGATCTTGCAGTCTTTCTCATTCCCTCAGCAGGCATACCTGAAAGGCTCGATGAATGCGGCAAACGGGGCATCCGTCATGTAGTTATTGAATCAGGCGGTTTTTCCGAATTCGATAAAAGGAAAGAGACCCTTGAGAAAGAGATCCTCCGCATTGCCCGGAAAAGGGATATGAAAATCATGGGTCCGAACTGCCTGGGGACGGTAAATATAGAAAACGGTCTTACGCTTCCCTTTGTGCCCTTCCACCCGGAATTTACCCGCCGCGGCTCTCTGTCCTTAGCATCCCAGAGCGGGGGCATCCTGCACGACATCCTGATGCTTCTTTCCTGTGAAAACATTGGCATCAATAAGCTCATCAGTATGGGAAACAAGCTGATGCTCAATGAGAGCGACTTCCTCGAATACCTTATCTCCGATCCCCACACAGAGTCGATGGCATTCTATCTGGAAGACATCAGAGACGGGAGACGTTTCTGCAACCTTGCGGCGATGACCTCAAAACCGATAGTAGTTCTCAAGGCGAACAGAAAACCTGGCACCGCGGAGATAGCGGGGTTTCACACGTCGGCGCTCGCCGGTGATGAATTTCTCACTGACGCCATTCTGAAGCAGGCCGGTGTCCATATAGCTGAAAACATGCAGGATATGGTGGAAACCCTGAAGATTTTCATGATACCCCCTGTAGAAGGACCAGGACTCGCAGTTATAGCCCGGTCAGGGGGACATGCAGTCCTGTCCGCTGATGCTGTCTACAAGCATGGATTCAGATTGGCGGAGCTGTCGGAAGATCTGTTCCGCATGGTAGAGCAGAAAAAAAAGGTCGATGTCATCAGGAGCACCAACCCTGTTGACCTTGGGGACATATTCGATTTAGACTTCCACGGAAACATACTGGAAAAGGTTCTTCAGGAAGAAGGTGTGGACGCTGTTCTCTTTGTCCATTCCTATGACTTCAGGAGCGACGGTGATGCTACGGCTACCCTCCTCGACAGGATAAACAAAATATCCCGCACTCATGCAAAGCCCGTGGTATTCTGTACGATTTCAGAGAAGGAACAGTGGTTTTTTATGAAGGACAAAGCTGAATTTCCTGTTTTCTCAGAGGCAGACCAGGCATTGAAGGCGCTTGCCGCATCACTCGCTCACCGTCAACGTATCAAAGCAGGCAGTGCTATGGGCTTAAAGACAGGGCAGCGCCTGATAGCGGACATCTCTCGCACATCCGGGAGGACGGCGTTGATGGGCCCTGAGGAATCCTTCTCCCTCTTGCAGTCCTATACCCTGCCTGTGGCTGATTTTGCCTTAGTGAGAAATTTCCTTGACGGCAAAGAAGCCGCTGTCAGACTCGGTTTTCCTCTGGCGCTAAAAACGGCTGCACCAGAAGTGCTGCACAAGACAGAAAGCGCCGGCGTTATTCTCGGATTGAATAGCTATTATGCACTGAAACAGGCCTTCAAGAACTTGAAATCCCCTCAATATCTACTGCAGAAGATGGCCCCCCCAGGATACGAGTTGATCATCGGCAGCAAGGTGGATCCGTCATTTGGCCGGGTCCTGCTCCTCGGGATGGGTGGAATTTTCACCGAGGCGCTGAAGGACGTTGCCGTAAGTCTTATGCCTGTCAACGAAGAAGGTGCAATGGAAATGATCAGGGAGTTAAGAGGTGCTACCCTTCTAAAAGGATACAGAGGCAAACCGGCATCCGACCTTACTGCTTTGGCGCAATCCATGGTAAAGATCTCGCTCATGCTCATGGAACATCCGGAGATCATAAATCTCGACATAAATCCTCTCATTCTCTTCGAGGAAGGAGCGGGTTGTGTTATCGTAGACGCTAAGATAGAAATAGGGGAATAA
- a CDS encoding LysR family transcriptional regulator substrate-binding protein: ILDQGSNAEMVKSIVDHQNELAVIRYSPNNSKLKTKVLWQHDIILVASPKSVHWPGSEISVMQLSKIPLVIKREGSAAREVVLEYLRKFKVTPLIAAESASTALLKEFVRQDNGIGFIQRGAVDEELKDGTLRLIQIIEGFPVIEDGIAYANRRELSSAAWAFLRLIDTSWPFKS, encoded by the coding sequence ATTCTTGACCAGGGTTCTAATGCGGAGATGGTTAAAAGCATAGTAGATCACCAGAATGAACTTGCAGTTATCCGCTACAGCCCCAATAATAGCAAGCTTAAAACCAAGGTCTTGTGGCAGCATGATATTATCCTCGTTGCTTCACCGAAGAGTGTCCATTGGCCGGGTTCTGAAATCTCTGTCATGCAATTATCTAAGATTCCATTGGTTATCAAACGTGAAGGGTCTGCAGCCAGAGAAGTGGTTCTTGAGTATCTGCGGAAATTCAAAGTAACTCCGTTGATTGCGGCGGAATCGGCAAGCACTGCTCTTCTTAAGGAATTCGTACGGCAGGACAACGGTATAGGCTTCATACAGCGAGGCGCTGTAGATGAGGAATTGAAAGACGGGACGCTGAGATTGATCCAGATTATTGAAGGATTTCCCGTCATTGAGGATGGGATTGCCTATGCGAACCGCAGGGAACTCTCGTCTGCGGCATGGGCCTTTCTTAGGCTCATTGATACATCCTGGCCGTTTAAGTCATAG
- a CDS encoding LysR family transcriptional regulator: MIVNMNQLRSFYTAAKMNSITKAAQTLMVTPPAITMHIKRFEENIGIRLIVRDGNSIRLTGAGEGVMQRAELIFQEIHEMEGYLEDVSSGKSGDLHVGCPEAPLRNLMPL, from the coding sequence ATGATTGTGAACATGAATCAACTCCGTTCCTTCTATACGGCGGCTAAAATGAACAGCATTACGAAGGCTGCTCAGACCCTTATGGTGACGCCGCCGGCGATTACTATGCATATCAAAAGGTTTGAAGAGAACATCGGGATTCGGCTGATTGTCCGGGACGGGAACTCTATTCGGTTAACCGGTGCCGGCGAGGGTGTGATGCAAAGAGCAGAGCTGATTTTTCAAGAGATTCATGAAATGGAGGGGTATCTGGAGGACGTATCCTCCGGCAAGTCGGGAGATCTGCATGTGGGATGCCCTGAAGCCCCCTTGAGAAATCTCATGCCCCTGAT
- a CDS encoding Xaa-Pro peptidase family protein gives MLKSLNICDLTPKAEIEDRIEKLKQRMTENNIDFAVILQNVDMFYFTGTLQKGVLVVPVDGDPLLFIEKTMERAVYETPLNVIPIRRDRDVKSILADRKVLKGRGAMEFDVLPVSVFERWKGLLGFENFVDFSLLIKDVRLIKSPFEIAQIKKSGEIVSRVFERAKDVVKEGISEVEIGAILETEGRISGHQGFLRMRGLNQEMMNMYVTHGLSATIQSHGDVPISGVGITHAIAQGSSINRVEKGIPVLIDYGGGYNGYITDETRPYVAGTMKDIFQRGYDVAREIIEDTGIFAREGVNGTEIFMRAMDKAKKAQLEDYFMGYGDGKVGFIGHGLGLEINELPVITPRHDIILKEGMVFAFEPKFIIPGEGAIGIEVDFIVRKDGLERVTNFPIDVVYV, from the coding sequence ATGTTGAAGAGCTTAAACATATGTGACCTTACGCCGAAAGCGGAAATTGAAGACCGGATAGAAAAACTGAAGCAAAGAATGACTGAAAATAACATTGATTTTGCAGTTATTTTACAGAATGTGGATATGTTCTATTTTACAGGTACATTACAGAAGGGTGTCCTCGTTGTGCCCGTTGATGGCGACCCCTTGCTTTTTATTGAAAAGACCATGGAAAGGGCGGTTTACGAGACACCCCTCAACGTGATACCCATCAGGAGAGACAGAGATGTAAAAAGCATCCTTGCAGATAGAAAGGTTTTAAAGGGTAGGGGGGCAATGGAGTTTGATGTATTGCCCGTGTCTGTCTTTGAGCGCTGGAAGGGCTTGCTTGGATTTGAGAATTTTGTTGATTTTTCTTTGTTGATTAAAGATGTAAGGTTGATTAAAAGCCCCTTTGAGATTGCGCAGATCAAGAAATCAGGCGAGATCGTGTCCCGTGTTTTTGAGCGGGCAAAGGATGTTGTAAAAGAGGGCATAAGCGAAGTAGAAATCGGCGCCATACTTGAAACAGAGGGCAGGATATCCGGTCACCAGGGTTTTTTAAGAATGAGGGGCTTGAATCAGGAGATGATGAATATGTATGTTACCCATGGTCTTTCAGCCACCATTCAATCCCATGGAGACGTCCCTATTTCAGGCGTAGGTATAACCCATGCCATTGCCCAGGGGTCTTCGATAAACAGGGTTGAAAAAGGTATCCCGGTCCTCATTGATTACGGCGGAGGATATAACGGATATATTACCGATGAAACAAGACCCTATGTGGCAGGAACAATGAAAGATATTTTTCAAAGGGGATATGATGTAGCAAGGGAAATTATTGAAGATACAGGGATATTTGCACGGGAAGGTGTAAACGGAACAGAGATATTTATGAGGGCAATGGATAAGGCAAAGAAGGCCCAACTCGAAGACTATTTTATGGGTTATGGAGATGGTAAGGTCGGATTTATCGGGCACGGGCTTGGCCTTGAGATTAACGAGCTTCCGGTGATCACGCCGAGACACGATATTATTCTTAAAGAGGGGATGGTATTTGCCTTTGAGCCTAAATTTATCATCCCAGGAGAAGGGGCGATAGGCATAGAGGTTGATTTCATTGTCCGCAAAGACGGGCTGGAAAGGGTTACAAATTTTCCGATAGATGTTGTATATGTTTAA
- a CDS encoding proline--tRNA ligase, translated as MLLSKMFIPTMKEVPKEAEVISHKLMLRAGYIRRLSSGIYTWLPLGLKSLRKVENIIREEMNRKGAQEILMPLVQPKELWVESKRWDKYGKELLRFHDRNDRELCLAPTHEEVVTDLVRREVRSYRELPLNLYQIQTKFRDEIRPRFGVMRSREFSMKDAYSFDMDEAGAEKSYMEMYDAYNNIFKRCGFRFRPVEADTGQIGGSFSHEFMVLAETGEDVIVSCDTCDYAANLEKAEAGNKGGTSTGKKGNYRRVETPDQRKVEEVAAFLSVDPDRILKTMIYNTNRGVIGVLIRGDREINETKLASILSLDYLELADKYTIEEHTGGPLGFSGPIGLKIPLYADSDVQYMEDFVIGGNEEDVHVVEVNPGDFKVEGFFELKTVREGDLCPRCDGRLLSTKGIEVGHIFKLGLKYSEAMTATFLDKDGKERNMVMGCYGIGIGRTVAAAIEQGYDENGIVMPMAIAPFEVNVLPVNNSHPESMELADTIYRALLDKGIDVVMDDRNERPGVKFKDCDLIGIPLRVTIGERNLKEGYVELKMRNEKESQRISKEDVIGRVVGYVEELKHM; from the coding sequence ATGCTGCTTTCAAAGATGTTTATCCCTACAATGAAGGAAGTTCCGAAAGAAGCTGAAGTAATTAGTCACAAATTGATGCTAAGAGCTGGATATATCAGAAGATTATCGTCTGGTATATATACATGGCTGCCTCTGGGCTTAAAATCCCTCCGGAAGGTGGAAAATATTATCCGCGAAGAAATGAACAGGAAGGGAGCGCAGGAGATATTGATGCCCCTTGTCCAGCCTAAGGAATTGTGGGTCGAAAGTAAAAGATGGGATAAGTACGGAAAGGAATTGCTGAGGTTTCATGACAGAAACGACAGGGAACTCTGCCTTGCCCCTACACATGAGGAGGTTGTGACTGATCTTGTAAGAAGAGAGGTGAGATCATATAGGGAACTGCCCTTGAATTTGTACCAGATACAAACAAAGTTCAGAGATGAAATACGGCCGAGATTCGGAGTTATGAGAAGCAGGGAGTTTTCCATGAAGGACGCCTACAGTTTTGACATGGACGAGGCAGGTGCAGAAAAGAGCTATATGGAGATGTATGATGCCTATAATAATATATTTAAAAGATGCGGGTTTCGTTTCAGACCTGTAGAGGCTGACACAGGCCAGATCGGAGGGAGCTTTTCCCATGAATTCATGGTCCTTGCCGAGACAGGGGAGGATGTCATCGTATCATGCGACACATGTGATTACGCAGCCAATCTTGAAAAAGCGGAAGCAGGCAATAAGGGCGGTACTTCAACAGGCAAAAAAGGCAATTACAGGCGTGTTGAGACGCCGGATCAGAGAAAGGTTGAAGAGGTGGCAGCATTTCTGAGTGTAGATCCCGACCGGATTCTAAAAACGATGATCTATAATACAAATAGAGGCGTTATCGGCGTGTTGATCAGAGGGGACAGAGAGATCAACGAAACGAAACTGGCAAGTATCTTATCACTTGATTATCTGGAGCTTGCAGACAAGTATACCATAGAGGAACATACAGGCGGCCCGCTTGGTTTTTCCGGGCCGATAGGACTTAAAATACCTCTCTATGCGGATAGCGACGTTCAGTACATGGAGGATTTTGTAATTGGCGGAAATGAGGAAGACGTCCATGTTGTCGAGGTTAATCCAGGCGATTTTAAGGTTGAGGGTTTTTTTGAGTTAAAAACCGTACGCGAAGGAGACCTGTGTCCGAGATGTGACGGCAGGCTCTTATCCACAAAAGGAATTGAGGTTGGACATATCTTTAAACTGGGATTGAAATATAGCGAAGCCATGACTGCAACGTTCCTTGATAAAGACGGAAAAGAGAGAAATATGGTTATGGGGTGCTACGGCATCGGAATCGGAAGGACTGTAGCAGCAGCAATCGAGCAGGGGTATGATGAGAATGGTATCGTGATGCCCATGGCTATTGCACCCTTTGAAGTAAACGTGCTTCCTGTAAACAATTCTCATCCTGAAAGCATGGAACTGGCCGATACGATTTACAGAGCTTTACTGGATAAAGGCATAGATGTAGTAATGGATGACAGGAATGAACGTCCCGGGGTGAAATTCAAGGACTGCGACCTTATCGGTATCCCATTGAGGGTTACTATTGGTGAAAGGAACCTGAAAGAAGGGTATGTGGAATTAAAGATGCGTAACGAGAAGGAATCTCAGCGGATTAGCAAGGAAGATGTCATCGGGAGGGTAGTGGGCTATGTTGAAGAGCTTAAACATATGTGA
- a CDS encoding FecR domain-containing protein: protein MKKLLRITLSLYMVVILCMSLCLSAIAATDEDSVELRVEKNNKLIKICKKYLEDPEKWREVAKFNRMKDPDIILPGQRVKIPVRLMHGVPLDGKATFVYGDVKVQKDETAEWVALNIGNTVSRGSKVQTGNASSVEITFGDRNSIFIKSNTTLGIVTSEKKGPTYTVNNFYLKTGRAITKIKEATGSNSRIIINTPSAVASVRGTEFRVSVDQVESMRTEVLTGNVGVSAMKKVVELKEGEGTYVQKGAVPTPPVKLLPPPKLVDYKSIYKDMPIKLSFEEIPGQSSIRGIITKDIEGRHVLDEKVIKDKETMNFFNIPDGIYYFFCQGIDDLGIEGFQSQSYEIKLRANPLPPLIQSKGDEVEFIGKSAEFIWLKVKDASKYHLQVASDRNFVSILEEKRDYTKESYKTGTLEYNNYYFRISSIGDDGYEAGWSDTLPFRLIPPPPFPQLDKPKVDEKEIYLKWRNLGKGITYHFQIANDADFKGILLDKKIDKSEIAFEKPADPGIYHVRTSSIDTKGREGDFSPSQSFEVERKFPYGILGFFTAVGIALLLAL, encoded by the coding sequence ATGAAAAAATTACTCCGGATTACGCTTTCTCTTTATATGGTAGTCATATTATGTATGTCGTTGTGCCTTTCAGCAATTGCTGCAACAGATGAGGATTCTGTAGAATTAAGGGTTGAAAAAAATAATAAACTTATAAAAATATGCAAAAAATACCTCGAAGATCCGGAAAAGTGGCGCGAAGTTGCAAAGTTTAACCGCATGAAGGATCCTGACATAATCCTTCCCGGTCAAAGGGTAAAAATCCCGGTTCGACTCATGCACGGGGTTCCTCTGGACGGAAAGGCTACCTTTGTTTACGGTGATGTAAAAGTTCAAAAGGACGAGACAGCAGAATGGGTAGCGCTTAACATCGGAAATACAGTTAGCCGGGGGAGCAAGGTACAGACAGGCAATGCAAGCTCAGTTGAGATAACCTTTGGGGATAGAAATTCAATTTTCATAAAATCCAATACAACTCTGGGTATCGTTACATCAGAGAAAAAAGGTCCGACCTATACGGTAAATAATTTTTATCTGAAAACAGGAAGGGCTATTACAAAAATAAAAGAGGCTACCGGCAGCAATTCGCGCATAATAATAAATACGCCTTCGGCTGTTGCTTCAGTGAGAGGAACAGAATTCAGGGTCTCTGTGGATCAGGTAGAATCCATGCGCACCGAAGTACTCACCGGGAATGTCGGCGTCAGCGCGATGAAAAAGGTGGTTGAATTAAAAGAAGGCGAAGGAACATATGTTCAGAAAGGTGCTGTACCAACTCCACCCGTAAAGCTTCTCCCTCCACCTAAACTGGTAGATTACAAATCTATATATAAAGACATGCCTATTAAATTGTCCTTTGAGGAAATACCTGGACAATCATCAATAAGGGGGATAATTACAAAAGATATTGAAGGCAGGCATGTTCTTGATGAAAAAGTTATTAAAGATAAAGAAACTATGAATTTTTTCAATATTCCTGACGGCATTTATTACTTTTTTTGCCAGGGTATTGATGATTTAGGCATTGAGGGCTTCCAGTCTCAGTCCTATGAAATAAAGCTAAGGGCAAACCCGCTTCCTCCACTTATTCAATCGAAAGGGGATGAAGTTGAATTTATCGGAAAATCTGCCGAATTCATTTGGCTGAAAGTAAAAGATGCATCTAAATATCATCTGCAGGTTGCATCGGACAGAAATTTTGTATCTATACTTGAAGAAAAAAGGGATTACACAAAAGAGTCCTATAAAACCGGCACCCTTGAATACAATAATTATTATTTCAGAATAAGCTCTATTGGTGACGATGGTTATGAGGCCGGATGGTCAGATACGCTTCCTTTCCGCCTCATTCCTCCCCCGCCGTTTCCGCAGCTTGATAAACCAAAGGTTGATGAAAAAGAGATTTATCTTAAATGGCGTAATCTCGGCAAAGGTATAACCTATCATTTTCAAATTGCAAACGATGCAGACTTTAAAGGAATACTCCTTGATAAAAAGATTGATAAATCGGAGATTGCCTTCGAAAAACCTGCAGACCCGGGCATATATCATGTTCGCACAAGCAGTATTGACACAAAAGGTCGTGAAGGTGATTTCTCGCCGTCTCAGTCTTTTGAGGTAGAAAGGAAATTCCCTTACGGGATACTCGGTTTTTTCACAGCCGTAGGTATTGCGTTGCTGTTAGCACTATAA